The Quercus robur chromosome 3, dhQueRobu3.1, whole genome shotgun sequence DNA segment TATGTATGTTATATATAGAACCCTCATATGATCTTGGAAAAAccactctataaaaaaaaaaaaaaaaaaatcatcaataacAAGAAGAAGAGCTTATTCCTGACCATCAAAACCACAAATTTCCTGTCatcaataatcaattttatattaatgtTGTGATATAGTCcataggtattttttttttttaaggagaagTATAGTCCATATGGGAATGGTTTAGATGTTTCTTACTTGATTTTGGAATCTCAGATTGATTAGTAGAATAATATGGAGTGAGGAGGTGTATTATTCATATTAAAAGTGGCAATTCACATTGATAAGAAACTAAACAAGAGCGTGTAATAACCTCTATACATATGGTGGTGGTGTAGCGTTGGTGCATGTGAGAGTTAGaagacaaagtttttttttttttttttttttttttaatttatttaaaatatgcatCCTACTTTGTTGATACCTATACAATACCTATGGGAAACTATTCAAATTCTACTACAATTTATTTGTTCATAtcctatcaattttttttttttttggataaataataaaagtataaaacaaaaGCAACCATTGCCCACCATTGCagtcttttttaaaatttaaaatatgcatCCTACTTGGTTGATACCTATACAATACCTATgggaaattattttaaattataaaataattttctattaacttttaattaatagttttttccaTACAAGactctctatttgtttttttgcttttttgttttttttttttcttttatatgtgattttaaatttaactatCACATGCATTGCACAGGTTAGcgactaatctatatatatatatatataaccaaaacctttgaaactctcacaattttccacgtcagcacaatatttaaataaaattatttttgtttagtccaaacttaacaagaagtgaaactctatctctcttaATAAGTTCAACTTAAacttaaattcatcatttttttttatcatttttttaaaattattatttttttagtccaaacttaataagGAATGAAACTCTAtatctctaacaagtccaacttaaactcaaactcatcattatcattttttttaaacaaaattatttttgtttagtctaaacttaataaggagtgaaactTAATCTCTTAAACAAGTCTAACTTgaactcaaactcaaacgttgataaaataaaattaaaaaaaaaaaaaaaaaaccttgaataaATCCTATATTAAGAGTATCCTAAACGTGACTTTATTTGGATAAATATAAAAGTCATCAACTATTGATAAAGTTCAACTTCTTAGGATAATAGAAGAATTCTACCGCAACTTCTTATACAACAACGTAGTAATTAAGATGCTTGGTAGGCATcactatcatttttttaaaacaaaattatttttgtatagtTCAAACTTAACAAGAAGTGAAAatttatctctctaacaagtcaaacttaaattcaaactttgcaaggttaatcatgaacactataaaagtaatgcaaacccatttattttttttattttttttttttttaagctaagtAGAGGTGTGAGCTcttcttatgttttttttttctcctctactttgtttttttaaaaaaaaaaaaaattattttatggtttttcatgtattttttaaaaagtaatttttgtacATGAACCATCAAACTctctttggtcattttttacaagataaaaaagcttgcaataattaaaattaatcttTTGAATGTAatcaatctttctttattttttagtcatatatatatatatatatatatatattgttttgtttcaataatttctaagcagtgaataatctgatttttttaatattttttggtctttccagcaatgacttcttcatcaaattgtaacacaaattaaaGTCATATaagagcaaatcatgcaatgatgtagttttttaattaatttaagatttataaaattatttttagtctacctcacaaataggtaggttcTCATGCATAGCACAGATTATCAACCagttattataaaaaagaagagtaatgctacaaacacaaactattttacaacatttttacaaactcctaatgtgacaaattcttactagttctaatatgggcccatcactaacatcacatttttacttacaataattatttggaaaatactaaaaccacaccaatagtttgtaaaaatattgtaaaatagtttgtgtctatAGTATTTCTGAAAAAAAGAAACTGCACGTTATGACTTATGATGTGCTTGTATTTGGACAAGTGaacattataaattaatttcaaaatttttttttggatgaaattaatttcgatttttttttttttgatgaataaagaGGAGGCGGGGGTGACCATATGTGACTTACCCTCCAGGATATGACCTAATAGAGGCACCCACCGCTAAAAAATGTTGGATTGAATCATAACTACTGTGACTGAAGCGCCACAGACCTCACCCTAACACCCCAAGAGAGTCAGATTGTGAGGCGCAATGCATGCCATGAAAATCCCCCCACATGGTACCCGCAACGACTCAAACATGGGACCATGAGCATGCAAGCGAGATTCCACATCGCTGGGCCACCCTCCTGGGGCAATTAATTTCGATTTCAAACTAAGGTGTTGATTGCATTAAATATTTCTCTTCAAACGGCGTCGTTggaagtttgaaaaaaattaaaagaataccGTCCATTTGTTTTGCTTCTAATAGTGTGGGCCCCACCTTCCATAATCCCCATAGCTTTCAACGGCcaaatgaaattatgaaatcactttcctttcctttcctttcaaTCCTCTTGAGTctaataactaataagtaataataacTCCTCTTCCCATGATAACTGAGactgtctctctctctgcaaACTCAAACAACAATGCCACTCTCTGCAATAACTCCTCCTTCTCTACcacctctcttcttcttcttctctaacAACACTACTCCTCTCTACTCTCTCAAACCAAacactcactctcactctcacagaCGCTCCTTCATTCTCTTCTCTCACGCTTCcgcttcctcttcctcttcctcttccgtCGAAAACCCTAACAGCCCCTATACTCTCCGCCACGTGTCCCACCACGACGACGACGATCAAGACGGCAAAGGAGCTGAAGATGAATCCATGGCTTCCTCCGCCTCCGCCGTCGCCTCCGCCATTCGCAGAGCTTCCACGTCCCCCGTAGACTTCGTCCAGAGAATCGAAAAGGACAACGCTAGTAGAACAACCCGCCGCCTCGTCCTCCCTAGCCCCGATTTTCAACGCCTCTGTATCGAGCAGCTTCATCTCTTCCGCCGAAACGTTCATCCCCACGCTCTTCTCTCGGTGATCCCTACTTTCATGAGCTTTTTCTGAATTtctcttctgttttttttttttttttggttaaagaaaCTAATTAATTATCGGTTTGCGTTTAGGTTTATGTAAGACCAGCTGGTAGCTATGTAATGGACCGTCTAGAACTACGTCGTATTACTCTATATCCTGGAGTAGACGATGACGATGTCACCGACATTGTGATATTAGTCGGTAATTTTAGCGTTCCCACGGGTTTGCGTGTTGCTGAATCTGCTCTCTCCAATCAACAAGTATGTTCATTTTCTCCAAAATTGCTAATTTTAGCAACTGAAGTGGCAATGAATGGCATTGGTGAATttcaaaatcataataaatgaatgtcaGATTTATTGTTTTGTGATTGATGACACATTGGTTTGTAAGACGTACATCACTCTTATTTTCATGcaaatttcacaattgttgaagtGGAGGACTCAACTAACACTCACCTACCacttcagcaattttgaaatttgttacGAAGATAGTtgtgtttgtactttgtagcaTTGTTATTGATtgaattttgggttttaaattaaaactttgTAGGTAGAAGTTGTGGATGAGAATGGGGCTGTGGTTTTTCCAATGGTGAAACACCCATTTGTGGTGGGGTTCTTGGTTGCCGAGCTTCCAATGATGGTGGAGCCCGAAACGTCTGGGAATAGGGAGAGTGTGAGTGAGAGTGAAGGGAATGGTTTGGTTCATTATCCTTCTCCTGAGGAAGCGTATGCATTGTCTTCAGGATTTGGATCAGGTGTGAAATCGTGGAAAATTGAGTGTGTCAAGGACGAGCCGATGAGAATGTGCAGGTTTAGTGCGGATCAGAAAGCAAATGCTATCAACATTGCACAGTCTCTAGCCATGGCGTATGTTATGGATCAGGTAGATGACATGTACATAGTTTCTatggtgttatttttttttaacagagaGTTGTGGCAGTGTGGCTTTACTGATTAGATCCTTATTCAATGTTGTTCACACTTGTGATTGAAGTTGCCTTTCCTTTTGGGTACTGATGGGTGCTTGTCACTTGCAACTGGTTAATTGAATATGTGTTAATAATTCTAACTATGCTACTTAAGCTTAATGCATTTACAAAAGCTTCAGAATTAATAGTATTGACTGTATAAGCAAGGATTTCAAGTCCTTAAAAAGCTTTAATGGTTTCCTGGGAAAATTTGTCATCTATCagtatctattttattttacttgggGAAGCTGTTTTCTTGCTCAAACGGCTAATACAAAAATATAGGGGAAGAAACTGATAAAAATCTCCATATGGTTTTTATTGTGTTATGGAAAAGAAATGAGTTTCTTTAAAGTATATAAGTTGATTAAGGATGTATGTATAATGAAATTGTAATAGATGTAAGAACAAGTGGAGACATCACAAGCAAGTTTTCTATCATTATAGGTTTGCATCAAGGTTCGACATTAAATATATGTCTCTTTGCATTGATTAGGGATGAGCTCACTTGATAGATTCATAAATAAACTCCCATGATGTATGCTTTTTGTAGATGATATAGTTTTAGTGGATGAAACGCCATGCAGTTATTGTCAAGTTACAAAGATAAAGGGGTTGTGATGTTAggtcccacccccccccccccccggtaaaaaaaaaagtcagacCAGCCTGAAAGGAAGCCAAAACAAGTCCGCCAGTCTAACTGCCTATTGGGAAATAAAGAGCTCCAATCAGTACTTTGTCTCTGACATgtaaaaataccaaaatcatGTCAAGCCAAGACCAAGACCCTCTTGCAAATGGGAAACACCAAACAATCAGTCATGAGCTTACATTGGAGTTATAACTCatgttttaattgatttatacAATGTACATGTCCAAATGGTTAGTTAGAAGTTATAGTTGGTTGCACAAGTGCACATGTAACATATTGAACTCATGGGGATATTCATTCAAGTACATGCCTAATTAGTTTGGTCCAATAGGGATGAAGCATGTGTAGCCAATGGGAATGAGACATGAAGTGTATAAATAGGGAAATATAATAATCACTAGGGATATATGGAAGAATAATCGAATAATCAAGTTTGTTGCATTGTTTCTTGCTTTCTCTTTCTTAATACTCTCTAGTCTTTCTCATTTCTCGTGGAGGTGGTGACTCCCTTgaagtactctctctctctctctcatggagGTGGACTCCCTTGAAGTAGTTACTTAATTAATTTCATCTcatattcttccacacaaatCCTAGTTAATTTGAAACCCTAGAGCTTTCCAAACACCAATCCTTACACTTCCATCATTAAGAACCAGTTGAAACACCATATAACCGAAACACTAGAAATCCCTAAACACAAAACCCTAACATTTCTAACCCAAGAACCCATTTAAATAGTAAGGTTATCCTAACCCTAAATTGGGTTCCTTATGATTGGTATGGTGATCCCCTTGAAGtagtccctctctctctctcttatggAGGTTGTGACTCCCTTGAAGTAGTCACTTATCAATTTTACCTcatattcttccacacaaagcGTAGCCAATTGAAACCTTAAAGCTTTCCAAACACCAATCCTTACACTTCCATCATTAAGAACCACTTTAAACCCTATATAATTGAAACGGTAGAAATCCCTAAAAATCAAACACTAACATTTTCTAACTGGAAAAAAGTTTagctccaaactagtttggagctATCTTCTTCGAACCCATTATGTGGTAATTGAAGAGACCATCCATGGGTAGTTTTAgtcaaatgattttttaaatgaatcttgtgacttgtttaaataatacacacaGATAGTCTTATAAACCACCATGTAATGGATTGGAGGAGATAGCTGTAAATCAGTTTggagctaaactttgtccttccTAACCCAAGAATCCATTTAAATAGCAAGGGGTccgtttggtaagagatttctagtaatgttgttgttgttttgtggaaatatgtgtaagtgaaaaagtatgtagaaatacgtgtaatgttgtttaaacattgaaaactattgtttaaaccACAATACCAAACACCCCCAAGGTTATCCTAACCCTAAACCCGATTTCTTAAATCTAAGACTTACTGGTCATGAGCTACCCAAGAGTGACTTGGATTGATATTTCATATAGAGAGATTGAAGAGTATGTGAATTATAGGATGAAAACATGTGAATGAAGTAGGAAATTGCATCAAGAGTATTGTGTGATCATAGAATACCTATTAAGTTAAAGGAAAATTTCAGAAGACTAATACAAGACTAGTTATGCTTTATGCAATTGAATGTCAAACTATTAAAAAGCAACATGTTCATGAAATGAGTGTGGCtaaaatgagaatgttaagatggaTAAGTGGAAATACAAGGGAAgatataattcaaaattagaAATTTGCTTAAAGATAGGTGTGGCCCAAGGAAAATATGAGGGAGATTCATTTGAGATGGTTTGGTTATATGCAAAGGAGAGCGATTAAGCACTAGTGAGGAAGGATTTCAGGTCAAGGGAACAAGCAAAGTAGGAAGACCTAAAATATCATTAGTAGAAGTAGTAAAAAAGGACAATTCAATTAAAGAGGTTACAGAGAGTATGGTTTTGGATAAtgatataatgaaaaaaatagacTACATGTGCCCAACGCCTTATTAGTTTGTTGAGAATCCATCTCTCAAAGTTTTGTGGTTGTTATTTGTCTTGTATGTTTCTAATCGTTTGCTATCAGTTGGGATAAAGGTCGAGTTCACTTGGGTTTGAGTTTATAATCACCTTGGCTATGGTCCTTGATTGCACTCCCACAGTTTTTATTGTTCGTATTACCTTGCATGTCACTCTCTATACTTTGCATTTTTTTCCCCTGAAGAAGACTGGATAGTGTTTGGCGTATTTGACACTTTACCTTATATGTGTTTTGATGGCCTTTGTTCTTTAAATTCTGTTGCTAACCTGCTTACTTCATCCCCAGAAAGCAATGTTACTCCAGCAATCATCATGGCAAAATGATGTCAGGCTGAGCAATCTTGTTGAGCAAGTAAGATGTCTTGCTGACAGTTGTTCTGATTGGCTACAGTTGTTCATTAAACTTATTGGTGATTGTCCTTTCGTAAAATCTCTATCAGATTCGTGGTCCTCTTTCTAGCATTCGGACTTTAAGTAAAATGCTGTCTATTCAGTTGAAGAGGAGTGAGGTTTGTCTGCTACAGTGATTTTGAAACCTGGAATTTactaatccttttattattattatttattaacttATATATGCCTGAAAGAAATGATCTGGCAGATTTCTTATGACATTGTCAAGGACATACTGGTGCAAGGTGATCGTATGAGAGATACCCTTCAACAACTCCAAGATGCAGTTTACTTGA contains these protein-coding regions:
- the LOC126718391 gene encoding chloroplast sensor kinase, chloroplastic isoform X1, producing MPLSAITPPSLPPLFFFFSNNTTPLYSLKPNTHSHSHRRSFILFSHASASSSSSSSVENPNSPYTLRHVSHHDDDDQDGKGAEDESMASSASAVASAIRRASTSPVDFVQRIEKDNASRTTRRLVLPSPDFQRLCIEQLHLFRRNVHPHALLSVYVRPAGSYVMDRLELRRITLYPGVDDDDVTDIVILVGNFSVPTGLRVAESALSNQQVEVVDENGAVVFPMVKHPFVVGFLVAELPMMVEPETSGNRESVSESEGNGLVHYPSPEEAYALSSGFGSGVKSWKIECVKDEPMRMCRFSADQKANAINIAQSLAMAYVMDQKAMLLQQSSWQNDVRLSNLVEQIRGPLSSIRTLSKMLSIQLKRSEISYDIVKDILVQGDRMRDTLQQLQDAVYLTKANIVHYNEETLKNMHNSTDAHESERSQLPNNFSRDGSRNEMQKSSEQLCLNAGARDLEMPLPPLALAPLQHGIRPCNVSDVLTDLVEAVRPLAHKQQRMVKLSEVSDPLQVAVEEPALRQALSNLIEGAMLRTNVGGKVEIVSTEAPAGGTLVVIDDDGPDMHYMTQMHSLTPFGADLFSEDMVGDNMTWNFVAGLAVAREILESYGCVVRVISPRTTDAALGAGGTRVELWFPSLTELSDFNGHTQEV
- the LOC126718391 gene encoding chloroplast sensor kinase, chloroplastic isoform X2 produces the protein MPLSAITPPSLPPLFFFFSNNTTPLYSLKPNTHSHSHRRSFILFSHASASSSSSSSVENPNSPYTLRHVSHHDDDDQDGKGAEDESMASSASAVASAIRRASTSPVDFVQRIEKDNASRTTRRLVLPSPDFQRLCIEQLHLFRRNVHPHALLSVYVRPAGSYVMDRLELRRITLYPGVDDDDVTDIVILVGNFSVPTGLRVAESALSNQQVEVVDENGAVVFPMVKHPFVVGFLVAELPMMVEPETSGNRESVSESEGNGLVHYPSPEEAYALSSGFGSGVKSWKIECVKDEPMRMCRFSADQKANAINIAQSLAMAYVMDQKAMLLQQSSWQNDVRLSNLVEQIRGPLSSIRTLSKMLSIQLKRSEISYDIVKDILVQGDRMRDTLQQLQDAVYLTKANIVHYNEETLKNMHNSTDAHESERSQLPNNFSRDGSRNEMQKSSEQLCLNAGARDLEMPLPPLALAPLQHGIRKTMQCF